Within the Streptomyces sp. NBC_00353 genome, the region CCCCGTCGACTCACGCGGAGTACGCGACAGCACCTTCGTGCCGGTGGCCTGCGCCGAGAAACCGACCGGCAGGGTCTCGACCGCACCCGCGGCCGGGGCCGCCTCGACCGGCGCCGAGTTCGGCTTCACCGTGATGACCGGGACACCCCTGGACACACGGGACTTCGTGGTGAACGACGCCGCGAACGCGGACTGCGTGGCCACCGGACCCAGCTCACCGGCCTCCAGATCCACCGCGTCGGTAATGATCCCGGAACCGATCCGGACCGCGAGACGGGCAGCGATCTCCTTGCCCTCCGCGGAGGACGGAACCAGCACCGCGACCGGGGACACCGCCTCGACCGCAGCCTGCAGCGCATCCACCTTCGGCACGACCAGATAATCGGCGAACTCGGCGGCGTCCGCGGTCAGGACCTTCACCGCACCGTGCTCAGCCAGCACCGACACCGTCTCGGCCGCACCCGCGCCCAGCGCGACAGCGACCGGCTCACCGATCCGACGCGCCAGCGTCAACAGCTCCAGAGTGGGCTTGCGGACGGCACCGTCCACGTGGTCGACATAGACGAGAACTTCAGCCATGGGACTTCAATCTCCTGCAGGTAACGAAGGAACGAGGAACGGACGAAACAGCCGGCTCTAGATGAACTTCTGGCCCGCGAGGAACTCGGCGAGCTGCTTGCCGCCCTCGCCCTCGTCCTTGACGATCGTGCCCGCCGTACGAGCCGGACGCTGCGCCGCGGAATCCACCGCGGTCCACGCACCCGCCAGACCGACCTCGTCCGCGTCGATCTCCAGATCCTCCAGATCCAGGGACTCGACCGGCTTCTTCTTCGCCGCCATGATCCCCTTGAACGACGGGTAACGCGCCTCACCCGACTGGTCCGTCACCGACACCACCGCCGGCAACGACGCCTGCAACTGCTCCGACGCACTGTCACCGTCACGACGCCCGGTCACCGTGCCGCCCTCGACCTTCACCTCCGACAACAACGTCACCTGCGGAACACCCAGACGCTCCGCCAGCACCGCCGGCAGCACACCCATCGTCCCGTCCGTCGACGCCATCCCACACACGACCAGGTCGTAGCCCGTCTTCTCGATCGCCTTCGCCAGCACCAGCGACGTACCGATCACATCCGTACCGTGCAGATCGTCGTCCTCGACATGAACCGCCCTGTCCGCACCCATCGACAACGCCTTGCGCAACGCGTCCTTGGCATCCTCCGGACCCACCGTCAACACGGTGATCTCCGCATCATCCGCCTCGTCCGCGATCTGCAGCGCCTGCTCCACCGCGTACTCATCCAGCTCCGACAACAGACCGTCGACATCCTCACGGTCCAGCGTCAGATCATCGGCGAAATGCCGGTCACCAGTGGCGTCGGGCACGTACTTCACACAGACAACGATCCTCAAGCTCACGCCGGCTCTCCTACCTGGGTGTGGTTCCTCAGTCGACCATATGGCACTCAGTACCCTCTGTAAAGGTACGTAGTGTCGAACGGGCGCAGTTGGTGTTAGGTTCCCGGCATGACCGAGGCACGCAGACCAGTGAAGAAGCCACCCATGCGGGAGGTGCTCGCGGAGGCGGCGTTCCAGCTCTTTCTGGAACGGGGCTTCGAGCGGACGACGGTGGATGACATCGTCGCGCGGGCCGAGGTCGGGCGGCGTTCGTTCTTCCGCTACTTCCCTTCCAAGGAGGACGTGGTCTTCCCCGACCACGAGCGCTGTCTCGCCGATATGACGGCGCTTCTGGAGGCGGCCGACGACGGCGACCCGGTGGCCACGGTGTGCGACGCGGCCCGACTCGTGTTGCGGATGTACGCCGCGAATCCGGAGTTCTCCGTCCAGCGCTACCACCTCACGCGGGAGGTTCCCGGCCTGCGGACCTACGAGTTGTCCGTGGTCCGCCGCTACGAACGCACGCTGGCCGAGTATCTCCGCGGCCGCTACGCCGGTACCCCGGACGGCCCGCTGCACGCCGAGGTGATCGCCGCGGCAGTGGTCGCCGCGCACAACAACGGCCTGCGGTCGTGGCTGCGTTCGGGCGGCAAGGGGGACGCGGAGGCTGCGGTGGACCACGCTCTCGGGATCGTGCGGCAGGTCTGGGGTGCCGCAGCCGAAGGCGTCGCCACGCCGGCCGCGGGCGACGACGTCGTCGTGGTGGTCGCCGCCAAGGGCACGCCCATGTGGCGCGTGGTGCAGAAGGTCGAGTCGGCCCTCGCCGAGGACTGATCTCGGCATAGGTACTCAGTACCTTTACCTCTCGGCACTCAGTGCCATATGGTGCGTCTGCGTCGAGGCACGGCGCCGACGCACCCGAGCCGAGTCCAAGGGGTCGAGACGTGTCCCATTCAGTTTCAGCAAGTAAGGCCGCGCCGACGGCGGGTGAAGCCGGACTGATCCACCAGCTCTGCCGCTGGTGCGGTACGGCGTCGTTCCGGCGGCTGTTGTGTCCGGTGTGCGCGTCGAGCGATCTGGACTCCGTACGCAGCGACGGCCTGGGTGTCGTCGTGCGGTCCAGCGTGGTGCACCGCTACACCGAGGCTGCTCGCAACGAGTCCTTGGTCCGGTTGCCCGAAGGCTTCGTGTTCCGATGCCAGGTCGTGGGTGCCGCACCGCATCTGGTGTACGTGGGCGCGCGGGTGCGCCCCGTCACCGGCGCCGCCCCGGATTCCGCGGAGCTCGTCCTCGAACTCTGCGACCCGGTCGGGCGCGCCGATTGGCAGTGAACCGGTCCCCGGGCAGCCGGACGACCCGGACATCACCGGCTGCCGCGAACTGCGTCCCCACGAATCGTTGTCGGACCGGTCCCGTTGGACAGCGCGTGAGGTGACGCCCCGTTGCGCCGGCCGTGCATGCTGAAGTCGGCCCGGACGGCCACACCGGACTGCAGCAGCTTCTGGTGGACCACCGGATTTCGGCCGGGGTACGAGACCACAACGCTGATATATCCCTCGGGCAGACCGGTCACGGCGTACTCGCCCTGCGCGTTCGTCGTGGTCCGCACCAACTGTCGGCCGCTGGTGTCCATGACAGTCACTGCGGCATGGCGGACGGGCTGCTGCTCGTCGTTGCGGACGGTGCCCTCCAGCATCGGCAATGGTTCGCCGAAGTGGTGGCGGTGGACCGGAAGCGCGGTAGGCGTGGGTGCCTCGACGGACGGGTCCTCCACCGGCGGCTCCGGAATGTCCTCCTGCTCGTCCTCCGCGCTCCGTCGTGCGGCGAGGCGGTGGTGCCGCCACGCGTCGAGGCCCATCAGCGCCAAACCCGCTGTGATCCACGCGCACAGCACGAGGACCGGCTTGAGCACCCCCGCATTGTCGAAGTACAGGACTCCCTTCAGGGCGTCCACCGCGTTGCCCAGCGGCATGACGACGTGCAGGTCCTGGAAGAACGTCGGCAGCAGCGGGACAGGGGCCACGCCGCTGGAGGGAACGCTCAGCACGATGT harbors:
- a CDS encoding electron transfer flavoprotein subunit alpha/FixB family protein codes for the protein MAEVLVYVDHVDGAVRKPTLELLTLARRIGEPVAVALGAGAAETVSVLAEHGAVKVLTADAAEFADYLVVPKVDALQAAVEAVSPVAVLVPSSAEGKEIAARLAVRIGSGIITDAVDLEAGELGPVATQSAFAASFTTKSRVSRGVPVITVKPNSAPVEAAPAAGAVETLPVGFSAQATGTKVLSRTPRESTGRPELTEAAIVVSGGRGVNGAENFAIIEALADSLGAAVGASRAAVDAGWYPHSNQVGQTGKSVSPQLYIASGISGAIQHRAGMQTSKTIVAINKDSEAPIFDLVDYGVVGDLFQVVPQLTDEVNTRKG
- a CDS encoding electron transfer flavoprotein subunit beta/FixA family protein, whose translation is MSLRIVVCVKYVPDATGDRHFADDLTLDREDVDGLLSELDEYAVEQALQIADEADDAEITVLTVGPEDAKDALRKALSMGADRAVHVEDDDLHGTDVIGTSLVLAKAIEKTGYDLVVCGMASTDGTMGVLPAVLAERLGVPQVTLLSEVKVEGGTVTGRRDGDSASEQLQASLPAVVSVTDQSGEARYPSFKGIMAAKKKPVESLDLEDLEIDADEVGLAGAWTAVDSAAQRPARTAGTIVKDEGEGGKQLAEFLAGQKFI
- a CDS encoding TetR family transcriptional regulator; this translates as MTEARRPVKKPPMREVLAEAAFQLFLERGFERTTVDDIVARAEVGRRSFFRYFPSKEDVVFPDHERCLADMTALLEAADDGDPVATVCDAARLVLRMYAANPEFSVQRYHLTREVPGLRTYELSVVRRYERTLAEYLRGRYAGTPDGPLHAEVIAAAVVAAHNNGLRSWLRSGGKGDAEAAVDHALGIVRQVWGAAAEGVATPAAGDDVVVVVAAKGTPMWRVVQKVESALAED
- a CDS encoding Zn-ribbon domain-containing OB-fold protein; translated protein: MSHSVSASKAAPTAGEAGLIHQLCRWCGTASFRRLLCPVCASSDLDSVRSDGLGVVVRSSVVHRYTEAARNESLVRLPEGFVFRCQVVGAAPHLVYVGARVRPVTGAAPDSAELVLELCDPVGRADWQ